In Eucalyptus grandis isolate ANBG69807.140 chromosome 4, ASM1654582v1, whole genome shotgun sequence, the following proteins share a genomic window:
- the LOC104441138 gene encoding putative receptor-like protein kinase At4g00960, whose protein sequence is MIAPPRSAVPLLLSLLALAASAHGADPLYHFCGTNGNFTANGTYGDNLNALLTSVVAAAAAAADYGFYNLSAGGGSPDAVNAIALCRGDVGPADCRSCLNDSAPEIARRCPVQKEAIIWYDNCMLRYSNRSIFRTKEDSPAFYMRNGNNVTNNVDQFNQVLRNLTDGLRDRAASGNSTRKFAVGNATAPNFQILFGLVQCTPDLSQSQCDDCLVSAIGQIPQCCNQKIGGRVVSPSCNIRFEVYPFFDSSAYESPPSPPQSPVSPPPPPTNNPSPNGKDTYFGRIALIITIPAVGLSLLIAGILCICLRSRRLKKTFETVPVDEITNAESLQFDLNTIREATNDFSDANKLGQGGFGVVYKGTLANGQIIAVKRLSVDLGQGDREFKNEVLLVARLQHRNLVRLLGFCLEGRERLLIYEFVPNSSLDHFIFDPVRRRRLDWERRQKIIGGIARGLLYLHEDSQLRIIHRDLKPSNILLDAEMNPKISDFGTARLFAVDQTQDATSRVVGTYGYMAPEYAMHGLFSVKSDVFSFGVLLLEIISGKKSSRFCNGDTTEDLLSYAWRSWREGTPSDLIDPNLADGSRIEILRCIHVGLLCVQEIEADRPTMGAVVLMLSSYSTTLPLPSRPAFILPSIPESDTASQVMVTHSNRSKDREIQESVNEASITELYPR, encoded by the exons ATGATCGCTCCGCCGCGTTCCGCCGtccccctcctcctctcgctcctcgccctcgccgcctccgcccATGGCGCCGACCCTCTCTACCACTTCTGCGGGACCAACGGCAACTTCACCGCCAACGGCACCTACGGGGACAACCTCAACGCCCTCCTCAcctccgtcgtcgccgccgcagccgccgccgccgactaCGGCTTCTACAACCTCTCCGCCGGCGGCGGGAGCCCCGACGCCGTCAACGCCATCGCCCTCTGCCGGGGCGACGTCGGGCCCGCCGACTGCCGGAGCTGCCTGAACGACTCCGCCCCCGAGATCGCCCGCCGGTGCCCGGTGCAGAAGGAGGCGATCATCTGGTACGACAATTGCATGCTCCGGTACTCGAACCGCTCCATTTTTCGGACCAAGGAGGACTCGCCCGCCTTCTACATGCGGAACGGCAACAACGTCACCAACAACGTCGATCAGTTCAATCAG GTTTTGAGGAATCTGACGGATGGTTTGAGAGACCGAGCTGCAAGTGGCAATTCGACAAGGAAGTTTGCTGTTGGAAACGCAACAGCTCCAAACTTCCAGATTCTGTTTGGACTTGTGCAGTGCACTCCAGACTTGTCACAGTCACAATGCGACGATTGTTTGGTGAGCGCTATTGGACAAATTCCTCAGTGTTGTAATCAGAAAATAGGAGGAAGGGTTGTTAGTCCCAGTTGCAATATCAGGTTTGAAGTATACCCTTTTTTTGATTCTTCGGCTTATGAGTCGCCACCATCACCACCGCAATCGCCAGtatctcctccacctcctccaacGAATAACCCATCCCCTAATG GAAAGGATACTTACTTTGGTCGTATTGCCCTCATTATCACAATCCCAGCTGTTGGATTATCTCTTTTAATTGCTGGAATATTGTGCATCTGTTTGAGGTCAAGAAGATTAAAGAAAACTTTCGAAA CTGTACCTGTAGATGAAATCACAAATGCAGAATCCCTGCAGTTCGACTTGAATACCATCAGAGAGGCAACAAATGACTTCTCTGACGCAAATAAATTGGGACAAGGTGGATTTGGCGTTGTTTACAAG gGAACATTGGCCAATGGACAAATTATAGCAGTAAAAAGGCTGTCTGTAGATTTGGGACAAGGTGATCGAgaattcaagaatgaagtcCTCTTGGTCGCAAGGCTTCAACACCGGAATTTGGTTAGGCTCTTAGGATTTTGCCTGGAGGGGAGAGAAAGGCTTCTTATCTATGAATTCGTACCAAACTCGAGCCTGGACCACTTTATATTTG ATCCTGTTAGGCGTAGGCGGCTGGATTGGGAGAGGCGTCAAAAGATAATAGGAGGCATTGCTCGTGGGCTTCTTTATCTTCATGAGGATTCTCAACTTCGAATTATTCATCGGGATCTCAAACCAAGCAATATTTTGCTAGACGCAGAGATGAACcctaaaatttcagattttggtaCAGCAAGGCTATTTGCGGTGGATCAAACTCAAGACGCCACAAGCAGGGTTGTTGGCACTTA TGGGTACATGGCTCCAGAGTACGCAATGCATGGATTGTTCTCAGTCAAGTCAGATGTCTTTAGTTTTGGGGTGTTGCTACTAGAGATTATTAGTGGTAAAAAAAGTAGCCGCTTCTGCAATGGGGATACCACGGAGGACCTTCTTAGCTAT GCATGGAGGAGTTGGAGGGAAGGGACCCCCTCAGATCTCATAGATCCTAATTTGGCCGATGGTTCGAGGATTGAAATATTGAGGTGCATTCATGTCGGATTGCTGTGTGTTCAAGAAATTGAGGCCGACAGACCCACCATGGGTGCGGTGGTTCTGATGCTCAGTAGTTACTCCACCACCTTGCCACTACCATCACGACCTGCATTCATTTTGCCCAGTATCCCTGAATCTGACACAGCTTCGCAGGTGATGGTAACTCATTCAAATCGATCCAAAGACAGAGAAATCCAAGAATCAGTGAATGAGGCTTCCATCACCGAGCTATATCCTCGATGA